The Macaca fascicularis isolate 582-1 chromosome 11, T2T-MFA8v1.1 genome includes a region encoding these proteins:
- the PIANP gene encoding PILR alpha-associated neural protein isoform X3 has translation MESRMWPALLLSHLLPLWPLLLLPLPPPAQGSSSSPRTPPAPARPPCARGGPSAPRHVCVWERAPPPSRSPRVPRSRRQVLPGTAPPATPSGFEEGPPSSQYPWAIVWGPTVSREDGGDPNSANPGFLDYGFAAPHGLATPHPNSDSMRGDGDGLILGEAPATLRPFLFGGRGEGVDPQLYVTITISIIIVLVATGIIFKFCWDRSQKRRRPSGQQGALRQEESQQPLTDLSPAGVTVLGAFGDSPTPTPDHEEPRGGPRPGMPHPKGAPAFQLNRIPLVNL, from the exons ATGGAGTCCAGGATGTG GCCTGCGCTGCTGCTgtcccacctcctccctctctggcCACTGCTGTTGCTGCCCCTCCCACCGCCTGCTCAgggctcttcctcctcccctcgaACCCCACCAGCCCCAGCCCGCCCCCCGTGTGCCCGGGGAGGCCCCTCGGCCCCACGTCATGTGTGCGTGTGGGAGCGGGCACCTCCACCAAGCCGATCCCCTCGGGTCCCAAGATCACGTCGGCAAGTCCTGCCTGGCACTGCACCCCCAGCCACCCCATCAGGCTTTGAGGAGGGGCCGCCCTCATCCCAGTACCCCTGGGCTATTGTGTGGGGTCCCACCGTGTCTCGAGAGGATGGAGGGGACCCCAACTCTGCCAATCCCGGATTTCTGGACTATGGTTTTGCAGCCCCTCATGGGCTCGCAACCCCACACCCCAACTCAGACTCCATGCGGGGTGATGGAGATGGGCTTATCCTTggagaggcacctgccaccctgcGGCCGTTCCTGTTCGGGGGCCGTGGGGAAG GTGTGGACCCCCAGCTTTATGTCACAATTACCATCTCCATCATCATTGTTCTCGTGGCCACTGGCATCATCTTCAAGTTCTG CTGGGACCGCAGCCAGAAGCGGCGCAGACCCTCAGGGCAGCAAGGTGCCCTGAGGCAAGAGGAGAGCCAGCAGCCGCTGACAGACCTGTCCCCGGCCGGAGTCACTGTGCTGGGGGCCTTCGGGGACTCGCCTACCCCCACCCCTGACCATGAGGAGCCCCGAGGGGGACCCCGGCCTGGGATGCCCCACCCCAAGGGGGCTCCAGCCTTCCAGTTGAACCG GATTCCCCTGGTGAATCTGTGA
- the PIANP gene encoding PILR alpha-associated neural protein isoform X2, producing MESRMWPALLLSHLLPLWPLLLLPLPPPAQGSSSSPRTPPAPARPPCARGGPSAPRHVCVWERAPPPSRSPRVPRSRRQVLPGTAPPATPSGFEEGPPSSQYPWAIVWGPTVSREDGGDPNSANPGFLDYGFAAPHGLATPHPNSDSMRGDGDGLILGEAPATLRPFLFGGRGEGVDPQLYVTITISIIIVLVATGIIFKFCWDRSQKRRRPSGQQGALRQEESQQPLTDLSPAGVTVLGAFGDSPTPTPDHEEPRGGPRPGMPHPKGAPAFQLNREGQERPKEGRQKKRKVTWKDRRWIKVEERAGI from the exons ATGGAGTCCAGGATGTG GCCTGCGCTGCTGCTgtcccacctcctccctctctggcCACTGCTGTTGCTGCCCCTCCCACCGCCTGCTCAgggctcttcctcctcccctcgaACCCCACCAGCCCCAGCCCGCCCCCCGTGTGCCCGGGGAGGCCCCTCGGCCCCACGTCATGTGTGCGTGTGGGAGCGGGCACCTCCACCAAGCCGATCCCCTCGGGTCCCAAGATCACGTCGGCAAGTCCTGCCTGGCACTGCACCCCCAGCCACCCCATCAGGCTTTGAGGAGGGGCCGCCCTCATCCCAGTACCCCTGGGCTATTGTGTGGGGTCCCACCGTGTCTCGAGAGGATGGAGGGGACCCCAACTCTGCCAATCCCGGATTTCTGGACTATGGTTTTGCAGCCCCTCATGGGCTCGCAACCCCACACCCCAACTCAGACTCCATGCGGGGTGATGGAGATGGGCTTATCCTTggagaggcacctgccaccctgcGGCCGTTCCTGTTCGGGGGCCGTGGGGAAG GTGTGGACCCCCAGCTTTATGTCACAATTACCATCTCCATCATCATTGTTCTCGTGGCCACTGGCATCATCTTCAAGTTCTG CTGGGACCGCAGCCAGAAGCGGCGCAGACCCTCAGGGCAGCAAGGTGCCCTGAGGCAAGAGGAGAGCCAGCAGCCGCTGACAGACCTGTCCCCGGCCGGAGTCACTGTGCTGGGGGCCTTCGGGGACTCGCCTACCCCCACCCCTGACCATGAGGAGCCCCGAGGGGGACCCCGGCCTGGGATGCCCCACCCCAAGGGGGCTCCAGCCTTCCAGTTGAACCG GGAGGGTCAAGAAAGACCAAAAGAAGggagacagaagaaaaggaaagttaCATGGAAGGATAGGAGGTGGATCAAGGTGGAAGAGAGAGCTG GAATCTAG
- the PIANP gene encoding PILR alpha-associated neural protein isoform X1, with the protein MESRMWPALLLSHLLPLWPLLLLPLPPPAQGSSSSPRTPPAPARPPCARGGPSAPRHVCVWERAPPPSRSPRVPRSRRQVLPGTAPPATPSGFEEGPPSSQYPWAIVWGPTVSREDGGDPNSANPGFLDYGFAAPHGLATPHPNSDSMRGDGDGLILGEAPATLRPFLFGGRGEGVDPQLYVTITISIIIVLVATGIIFKFCWDRSQKRRRPSGQQGALRQEESQQPLTDLSPAGVTVLGAFGDSPTPTPDHEEPRGGPRPGMPHPKGAPAFQLNREGQERPKEGRQKKRKVTWKDRRWIKVEERAGVCFRCWELYCELREVELSLCSTEWNLVLVR; encoded by the exons ATGGAGTCCAGGATGTG GCCTGCGCTGCTGCTgtcccacctcctccctctctggcCACTGCTGTTGCTGCCCCTCCCACCGCCTGCTCAgggctcttcctcctcccctcgaACCCCACCAGCCCCAGCCCGCCCCCCGTGTGCCCGGGGAGGCCCCTCGGCCCCACGTCATGTGTGCGTGTGGGAGCGGGCACCTCCACCAAGCCGATCCCCTCGGGTCCCAAGATCACGTCGGCAAGTCCTGCCTGGCACTGCACCCCCAGCCACCCCATCAGGCTTTGAGGAGGGGCCGCCCTCATCCCAGTACCCCTGGGCTATTGTGTGGGGTCCCACCGTGTCTCGAGAGGATGGAGGGGACCCCAACTCTGCCAATCCCGGATTTCTGGACTATGGTTTTGCAGCCCCTCATGGGCTCGCAACCCCACACCCCAACTCAGACTCCATGCGGGGTGATGGAGATGGGCTTATCCTTggagaggcacctgccaccctgcGGCCGTTCCTGTTCGGGGGCCGTGGGGAAG GTGTGGACCCCCAGCTTTATGTCACAATTACCATCTCCATCATCATTGTTCTCGTGGCCACTGGCATCATCTTCAAGTTCTG CTGGGACCGCAGCCAGAAGCGGCGCAGACCCTCAGGGCAGCAAGGTGCCCTGAGGCAAGAGGAGAGCCAGCAGCCGCTGACAGACCTGTCCCCGGCCGGAGTCACTGTGCTGGGGGCCTTCGGGGACTCGCCTACCCCCACCCCTGACCATGAGGAGCCCCGAGGGGGACCCCGGCCTGGGATGCCCCACCCCAAGGGGGCTCCAGCCTTCCAGTTGAACCG GGAGGGTCAAGAAAGACCAAAAGAAGggagacagaagaaaaggaaagttaCATGGAAGGATAGGAGGTGGATCAAGGTGGAAGAGAGAGCTG GTGTGTGCTTTAGGTGTTGGGAGCTGTACTGTGAGCTGAGGGAAGTGGAGCTGAGCCTGTGCAGCACAGAATG GAATCTAGTCCTTGTCAGGTGA
- the PIANP gene encoding PILR alpha-associated neural protein isoform X4, producing the protein MESRMWPALLLSHLLPLWPLLLLPLPPPAQGSSSSPRTPPAPARPPCARGGPSAPRHVCVWERAPPPSRSPRVPRSRRQVLPGTAPPATPSGFEEGPPSSQYPWAIVWGPTVSREDGGDPNSANPGFLDYGFAAPHGLATPHPNSDSMRGDGDGLILGEAPATLRPFLFGGRGEGVDPQLYVTITISIIIVLVATGIIFKFCWDRSQKRRRPSGQQGALRQEESQQPLTDLSPAGVTVLGAFGDSPTPTPDHEEPRGGPRPGMPHPKGAPAFQLNRNLVLVR; encoded by the exons ATGGAGTCCAGGATGTG GCCTGCGCTGCTGCTgtcccacctcctccctctctggcCACTGCTGTTGCTGCCCCTCCCACCGCCTGCTCAgggctcttcctcctcccctcgaACCCCACCAGCCCCAGCCCGCCCCCCGTGTGCCCGGGGAGGCCCCTCGGCCCCACGTCATGTGTGCGTGTGGGAGCGGGCACCTCCACCAAGCCGATCCCCTCGGGTCCCAAGATCACGTCGGCAAGTCCTGCCTGGCACTGCACCCCCAGCCACCCCATCAGGCTTTGAGGAGGGGCCGCCCTCATCCCAGTACCCCTGGGCTATTGTGTGGGGTCCCACCGTGTCTCGAGAGGATGGAGGGGACCCCAACTCTGCCAATCCCGGATTTCTGGACTATGGTTTTGCAGCCCCTCATGGGCTCGCAACCCCACACCCCAACTCAGACTCCATGCGGGGTGATGGAGATGGGCTTATCCTTggagaggcacctgccaccctgcGGCCGTTCCTGTTCGGGGGCCGTGGGGAAG GTGTGGACCCCCAGCTTTATGTCACAATTACCATCTCCATCATCATTGTTCTCGTGGCCACTGGCATCATCTTCAAGTTCTG CTGGGACCGCAGCCAGAAGCGGCGCAGACCCTCAGGGCAGCAAGGTGCCCTGAGGCAAGAGGAGAGCCAGCAGCCGCTGACAGACCTGTCCCCGGCCGGAGTCACTGTGCTGGGGGCCTTCGGGGACTCGCCTACCCCCACCCCTGACCATGAGGAGCCCCGAGGGGGACCCCGGCCTGGGATGCCCCACCCCAAGGGGGCTCCAGCCTTCCAGTTGAACCG GAATCTAGTCCTTGTCAGGTGA